CAGAAATTTGCTTTTTCCCTGTCCGTAACCCATTCGCTCTCAGGCTCTTTGCATTTGTTGTGCGCGAACTGATCATAAAACTCACACTGCACACAGCAGTAGAGGTCTGCGCCACAGTGAGGGCACGTGTCTATTCTGCCTACTCTTCCTTCTATGTCAATCTCCTTTGAACAGAACGCACAGAGTTTCATCCTGCCTCCTAAATGTGAAACTCAAGAACGTCTCCGTCTTCAAGAACATGATCCTTTTCTACCCTCTGGCCGTCAAATGCTCCTTTACCCCACTTTCTGGTGTACTTCATGTTCCTGGCAAAATCCTTGTGGATGGACTTGGCGGCATCTTTCACAGTGCTCCCCTTGGGCAGTATGACAGGATCGGTCATGCTGGCAGGCTTTCCAGGTGGCTTCGTATACACTCTCAGAATCGCAAGCCTCGAGAATATTTCGCCCGGCAGGGATTCTATGCCTTCCCCAGTCTCCGTAGATACACCCAGGACGGTAAACTTGTCCCCGAACCTCTTCTCGAGAGTGCCAAGCCTGGATCGAGAATCCCCTTCATCGAGCTTTGTGGCCACGACAATTGTCGGCTTGTAGGCTCGACCTATCTCCTTCTCTTCAGGAACTGTGTTGGTCAGGCTTATCCGCGAGTTGTCCAGCCTTTCTATCACCATTTCTGTATCCTCGAGAAGCGAATTGGTGGCCAGATCGCAAACCAGAATGGTCAGGTCAGCACTCCTCACCAGAGCACTCTGCCACCACTGGAGAAACTCACGGGTGATAGGCGGCATATCCACAATCTGAATGCCAACATTCTCATACTTCATCATACCCGGAGTTGGCAAACCAGTAGTAAAGGGATAGTCGGCTACTTCCACGGGAGCATTTGTCAAAACAGAAACGAGACTGGACTTCCCACAGTTTGGCGGGCCAACCACCACAACCTGTGCAGCACCCTCTTTTTCCACCATGAACCTGGACTCTGCCCTACTCTTGGTCTTTTTCGAACTCCGAATCTTCTCCAACTTGGAGATTCTGGTTCTCAAGTCCGCCTTCAAGTGGTCTGTCCCCTTGTGCTTCGGCATGATGGCAAGCATCTCCAGAAGTATAGCAATCTTTTCTTCAGGAGTCTTCGCTGTTTTTAACTTGGCCTCAGCTTCTTTGTACTGCGGGGGCAGATTTGCAGGCATTTCCCTCCCCTTGTTGAAAATGTCATCTTATATGTAACATCCCTTTCCACCACAGTCAATCTTAAATCCACAAGCCGAAAACCGAAAACGAAACCACTAACCACAAGATTACACGAGATTAACACAGATTTGAAACACATCCTTATGGCTCAACCCGAACCAGAAGAATAATCTTGTGAAAATCTGTGATAATCTGTGGTTATAGAGGTTTCGGCGCAACACTTGGAACCACAAGATTACACGAAATTAACACAGAAAAACGAATGAACTATGAACAAAACCATACATGAAAAATCTTGTGAAAATCCTTGCCCTCCGAAGCCCCCTACGCTTCTCCACCACCCAATCCCAGCAACCAGCTTCGGCGGCCAGGGGCACAAGGGCGTCAGCCCGTCGCGAAGTCCCACGTAGCTCTGAAGAGCGAAGTGGGGAAGCTCAATGGAGTTGAGCGAAGACGGGCGAAGGAGGGTGTGATAATCTTGTGGTTACATGGTCTCAGAACTGAGGGCTGACAGCTTTGCATGTTTAAATTGACAATCACCACATGGTTCAATACTATTGGAACTCAAATGGGGCATATTGCAAAGATAAAAGATATCTATGAAGGTCTTCAGGTCAGACTGCACAAGAACCCCATTGGGGCACCCAGGGCGAAAGTGCTCTATCAGATTCTGCGGCTCCTCTATGATAAAGACGAAGCATTCATCGCCTCCAACTTCCCGCTGGGCAGGGCGACCCTCACCGACCTGGTCAAGGCGACTGGCATGGAAAGGGAAGTGCTAGAAGAAAAACTCGAAGTCATGGCAAGAAAGGGGCAGGTGGTTGATTATTCAAAACCAGGTGCCCGGCTCTACTTCCTTGCTCCAACCATGATAGGCCTTTTTGAGTTCACTTTTATGCGTGTAAGGGAGGACATCCCTCAAAAGGAACTGGCTTCTCTCCTTCACCAGTATTTCAGAGAAGGTGGAATGGGAAAAGAAGTCTTCGGCTCGAAAACACAAAGAACCCGTACGCTGATCCACGAAGGAGCTTTGCCCCATAGCGAGGTCTTCCCCTACGACAGAGCCTTTCAAATGATAAAAGATTACAAAGGCGGCGCGGTAACTATGTGCTATTGCAGGCATACCGCCCAGCATAGGGGAGAGGCGTGTGATGCTCCTGTGGACAACGTATGTACTTCCTTTGGGATGGCCGCAGACTTCCTCATCAGAAGAGGGTTTGCCCGCAGGGCTTCCATGGAAGAACTAATAGACATTCTTCAAATGGCAGAAGACCTGGGGCTGGTTCATGTATGCGATAATGTCCGAGACAGAAACAGTTTCGTCTGCCACTGCTGTGGCTGCTGCTGCGAACTCCTCGCGGGGATAAACGAGCTGAGGATACCCCACGCTGTGGCACCCAGCAGATACATAGCTAATGTCGATCCCTTTCTCTGTGAGGGCTGTGGGGCTTGCGCGGAAAGGTGTCCGATCCATGCAATTACAACAGAAGACGGCAAGGCGGTAGTGGACGACAATTTCTGTCTGGGGTGTGGAGTCTGCACCAGCGCCTGTTCAAATCACGCAATGAATATGTCAGCGAGAGAGGATCCTACGCCAATACCCAGGAACTGGCTGGGGTTGATGAAACGCATCTCAGCGGAGAAGGGGCGCCTACTCAGATAAATGTGGCGCAGCCTGTAACTACATGCGAAGGCTATTGCGCCAAGCAGCGATTTTGCGCGCGTGGTGCCCATCGTGCCCTATGTTCCCGGAAACGAGCCACTCTATGGTCACGTCCCACGTTTTCCACTTCTGCCCTCTCCTGAGAGATAACTGGCCTTCATCAAGGCTAGCGATGAGACTCTTCACCCCCCTGCCAGACTCCTCTAGGTCTTGCAGCATCTCTTCCAGAGACTGATCCTTTCTTCTGGCAACTTCTCTGGCATTGAGACTGTCCCAGTCCTGATCCAGAAAGGCCGGGCGATCCCCTCTCATAAGGGCTTCGATGCTTCGGAGCAACTCCTCATCCCAGAAGACAAGATGTGCGACCACGTCTTTGACAGACCAGCTCCCCATGGAATAGGGCTTTGACGCCCGCTCTTCGCTCAGTCCTTCCACAGAATCGAAAAAGAGTTTTCTCCCTTTCGCCCACGCCTCTGTCAGTTCTTCGTTCTCCATCCTGATCCTTGACTTACGAGAACCGAGGTCGCCACGTCAACAGTTGAGCCCGTACAGATACAACAGGTAGACTCAGTTATTGTCCTTTGGGATTGCCCTTTCGTGGAACTCATCGCAATTGCAGCTTTCCACGGGGCTTGAGGAATTTTATGACAGTTTCAAAGGTATTGAGCCGCGAGCGTCTGAAGATCTGTCGTTTGAGGACCTTTCCACCCCCACCAGAAAAAGGATGCCCGAAACAAGGGTCATGCCGGCGGCAACGGAGGCGAACAGAGGGTAGCCTCTGGCCATGATAAAGAGTAGAAAGAATGGCGTAATCCCCTCCAAAAGCAGAAGGACAGCACCAGGGATATGCCAGCGCCACGCAACCAGGCTGCTGATAATCACAGCAGCGCCGACTATGAATCCCTCTAGCAGCAAGGGAAACATTCTGATACCAATGGAAATCGTCACCCCAAAAACCAGCCACAGAAGGCCAGCACCTAAGCCTATTATAAGACCCAATGTTCGTACCCACTTCATTTCGATAAACCTCCTGCTACGCTACACAAGTCAGCCCTGCGGGTTTCACCCTCCTCCATTCCAAGACGGAGGCCGTGGAACGCCTCGGGGACCGTCAAATGCCCTTTTGTCAAACGAGGCGGGCGGACCCCGTGGAACGGGGCGGACGGGATTCGAACCCGCGATCTCTGGCTTGACAGGCCAGTGTGTTAGAACCAAGCTGCACTACCGCCCCAAAGCTTGAAGAACACAGCAGGTCTGACAAACAACTTCCTGCTGTTCCATTCTCAAACAACCGGTAAACGCAGACAGAATACAATTAAGTCCGCATCTATCTGCGGCTTACGTGAGCCATTATAGCCCCCCCACAGGCGGCATGTCAACAGAAAACGGCCGCCTGCGGCGGCCGTTCCTGATGTATAGAGACTGAGCTAGAACCCTAATCTTCCTTGGCTTTTAACTTTTTCTCCTTC
This is a stretch of genomic DNA from candidate division TA06 bacterium. It encodes these proteins:
- a CDS encoding TGS domain-containing protein yields the protein MPANLPPQYKEAEAKLKTAKTPEEKIAILLEMLAIMPKHKGTDHLKADLRTRISKLEKIRSSKKTKSRAESRFMVEKEGAAQVVVVGPPNCGKSSLVSVLTNAPVEVADYPFTTGLPTPGMMKYENVGIQIVDMPPITREFLQWWQSALVRSADLTILVCDLATNSLLEDTEMVIERLDNSRISLTNTVPEEKEIGRAYKPTIVVATKLDEGDSRSRLGTLEKRFGDKFTVLGVSTETGEGIESLPGEIFSRLAILRVYTKPPGKPASMTDPVILPKGSTVKDAAKSIHKDFARNMKYTRKWGKGAFDGQRVEKDHVLEDGDVLEFHI
- a CDS encoding (Fe-S)-binding protein yields the protein MFKLTITTWFNTIGTQMGHIAKIKDIYEGLQVRLHKNPIGAPRAKVLYQILRLLYDKDEAFIASNFPLGRATLTDLVKATGMEREVLEEKLEVMARKGQVVDYSKPGARLYFLAPTMIGLFEFTFMRVREDIPQKELASLLHQYFREGGMGKEVFGSKTQRTRTLIHEGALPHSEVFPYDRAFQMIKDYKGGAVTMCYCRHTAQHRGEACDAPVDNVCTSFGMAADFLIRRGFARRASMEELIDILQMAEDLGLVHVCDNVRDRNSFVCHCCGCCCELLAGINELRIPHAVAPSRYIANVDPFLCEGCGACAERCPIHAITTEDGKAVVDDNFCLGCGVCTSACSNHAMNMSAREDPTPIPRNWLGLMKRISAEKGRLLR
- a CDS encoding ClbS/DfsB family four-helix bundle protein; its protein translation is MENEELTEAWAKGRKLFFDSVEGLSEERASKPYSMGSWSVKDVVAHLVFWDEELLRSIEALMRGDRPAFLDQDWDSLNAREVARRKDQSLEEMLQDLEESGRGVKSLIASLDEGQLSLRRGQKWKTWDVTIEWLVSGNIGHDGHHARKIAAWRNSLRM